A region from the Pseudomonas cucumis genome encodes:
- the mgrA gene encoding L-glyceraldehyde 3-phosphate reductase, which yields MTYTAAENRYDSIPYRRVGRSGLVLPALSLGLWHNFGDSTPIDTQRSLLRTAFDLGINHFDLANNYGPPYGSAEINFGRLLREDFKQYRDELIISSKAGWDMWAGPYGQGGGSRKYILASLDQSLQRLGLDYVDIFYSHRFDPDTPLEETASALATAVQQGKALYIGISSYSGVKTREIAGLLKEWKVPLLIHQPAYNLLNRWVEKDLLDTTDELGTGVIAFTPLAQGLLTDKYLNGVPADARVNRPGGGSLQASHLSEANIAHVRALNEIAKRRGQSLAQLALAWTLRDPRVTSALIGASRPEQIIENVGALKNLSFSVEELAEIDRFAQEGGINLWEKPSTAE from the coding sequence CCTACACCGCTGCCGAAAACCGCTACGATTCCATCCCTTACCGCCGTGTAGGCCGCAGCGGGCTGGTGCTGCCGGCGTTATCCCTGGGCTTGTGGCACAACTTCGGCGACAGCACGCCGATCGATACCCAGCGTTCGTTGCTGCGCACGGCGTTCGATCTCGGTATCAACCATTTCGACCTGGCCAACAACTACGGCCCGCCGTATGGCAGCGCCGAGATCAACTTCGGTCGTTTGCTGCGCGAAGACTTCAAGCAGTACCGCGACGAGTTGATCATCTCCAGCAAGGCCGGTTGGGATATGTGGGCCGGCCCTTACGGTCAGGGCGGTGGTTCGCGTAAATACATATTGGCCAGCCTCGACCAGAGCCTGCAGCGCCTGGGCCTCGACTACGTAGACATCTTCTATTCCCACCGCTTCGATCCGGACACACCGCTTGAAGAAACCGCCAGCGCACTGGCCACTGCGGTGCAGCAGGGCAAGGCGCTGTATATCGGCATCTCGTCCTATTCCGGAGTGAAAACCCGTGAAATCGCTGGGTTGCTGAAAGAGTGGAAAGTGCCGTTGCTGATACACCAACCGGCCTACAACCTGCTGAATCGCTGGGTCGAAAAGGACCTGCTGGACACCACCGATGAACTCGGCACCGGCGTGATCGCCTTCACGCCATTGGCTCAAGGGCTGTTGACCGACAAGTACCTCAATGGCGTGCCAGCGGATGCGCGGGTCAATCGACCGGGCGGTGGTTCGTTGCAGGCGTCGCACCTGTCCGAAGCCAACATCGCCCATGTGCGGGCGCTTAATGAAATCGCCAAACGCCGCGGTCAGAGCCTGGCGCAGTTGGCGCTGGCCTGGACCCTGCGCGACCCGCGGGTGACCTCGGCGCTGATCGGCGCGAGCCGGCCGGAGCAGATCATCGAGAACGTCGGGGCGTTGAAGAATCTGAGTTTTAGCGTGGAAG